The Spiroplasma clarkii genome has a window encoding:
- the mnmG gene encoding tRNA uridine-5-carboxymethylaminomethyl(34) synthesis enzyme MnmG, which yields MQADIVVVGAGHAGVEAALACARLNKKTILVNLYEDKIATMPCNPSIGGPAKGIVVREIDALGGEMGKAADATALQMKLLNSSRGPGVWALRAQSDKIEYSNYMKNVVNNQKNLTLKVGEVADILIDKNNKVTGVLLTDETKITCQAVILTTGTYLSSLIYRGSEKYQAGPNDEKTATRLSESFKKLNINYFRFKTGTPPRVKANSVDLSKAILEPGTDMQLAFSFSTTKPLPFAKQLPCYLLHSTPETKKIIEANLTKSAMYSGQIDATGPRYCPSFEDKIVRFNQKETHQIFLEPEAKALDTFYVQGFSTSMPIDVQEKMLKSLPGFENVIVDKWAYAIEYDCIDPQQLSLSLEMRQVPNLFTAGQINGTSGYEEAAGQGLIAGINAVRKLNVQNPFILKRSESYIGVMIDDIVTKGVIEPYRLLTSRAENRLTLRNDNAEVRLKQYGYELGLVSQQEYDKYLVFKKQIDEAIEELKNVRFSPKSDLALELDQLGQAHLSQGLSGYEILKQPQVDINVLVKYLDKLQNLSNNQLQNILINIRFEGYIKKENETIERFNKLEAKQIPNDVDYSKVENIAIEAKQILERIRPTSIGQASRITGVNPADIQMLLFHLKKKYNTV from the coding sequence ATGCAAGCTGACATCGTTGTTGTAGGAGCAGGGCATGCTGGAGTTGAAGCAGCCTTAGCTTGTGCACGTTTAAATAAAAAAACAATTTTAGTTAATCTTTATGAAGATAAAATCGCAACAATGCCATGTAATCCATCAATTGGAGGTCCAGCAAAAGGAATTGTTGTTCGTGAAATTGATGCTTTGGGGGGTGAAATGGGTAAAGCAGCGGATGCAACAGCGTTGCAAATGAAACTGCTGAACTCATCTCGGGGTCCCGGCGTTTGAGCCCTTAGAGCTCAATCAGATAAAATAGAATATTCAAATTACATGAAAAATGTAGTAAATAATCAAAAAAACCTTACTTTAAAAGTAGGAGAAGTTGCAGACATTCTTATTGATAAGAATAATAAAGTAACAGGAGTGTTACTAACAGATGAAACAAAAATTACCTGCCAAGCAGTAATTTTAACAACCGGAACATACTTATCAAGTTTAATTTATCGAGGATCTGAAAAATATCAAGCAGGTCCTAATGATGAAAAAACTGCAACAAGGTTGTCAGAAAGTTTTAAAAAACTGAATATTAATTATTTTAGATTTAAAACTGGGACACCACCAAGAGTGAAAGCAAATTCAGTTGACCTTTCAAAAGCAATTTTGGAACCAGGAACTGATATGCAATTGGCTTTCTCTTTTTCAACAACTAAACCACTACCATTTGCAAAACAACTACCATGTTACTTGTTACACTCAACACCTGAAACAAAAAAAATCATTGAAGCAAATTTAACAAAGTCAGCAATGTATTCAGGGCAAATTGATGCAACTGGACCAAGATACTGCCCAAGTTTTGAGGATAAAATTGTGCGGTTTAATCAAAAAGAAACTCACCAAATTTTTTTAGAACCAGAAGCAAAAGCATTAGATACATTTTATGTGCAAGGTTTTTCAACCTCAATGCCAATTGATGTGCAAGAAAAAATGCTAAAAAGCTTACCAGGATTTGAAAATGTGATTGTGGACAAATGAGCATATGCAATTGAATATGATTGTATTGATCCTCAACAATTATCACTAAGCTTAGAAATGCGTCAAGTGCCCAACCTATTTACTGCAGGTCAAATCAATGGAACTAGTGGCTATGAAGAAGCTGCCGGACAAGGATTAATTGCAGGAATTAATGCAGTGCGGAAACTGAATGTTCAAAACCCATTTATTCTAAAACGGAGTGAGTCATATATTGGAGTTATGATTGATGACATTGTTACAAAAGGTGTTATTGAACCATATCGACTTTTAACAAGTCGTGCTGAAAACCGGTTAACTTTGCGAAATGATAATGCAGAAGTTAGACTAAAGCAATATGGTTATGAATTGGGTTTAGTTAGCCAACAAGAATATGATAAATATTTAGTATTTAAAAAACAAATTGATGAAGCAATTGAGGAATTAAAAAATGTTAGATTCAGTCCCAAATCTGATTTGGCACTTGAGTTAGACCAACTTGGTCAAGCCCACCTGTCACAAGGATTGAGTGGCTATGAAATTTTAAAACAACCTCAAGTTGACATCAATGTCTTAGTAAAATATCTTGACAAATTACAAAACCTTTCAAATAACCAATTACAAAATATTTTAATTAATATTAGATTTGAAGGGTATATCAAAAAAGAAAATGAAACTATTGAAAGATTTAATAAATTGGAGGCCAAACAAATCCCCAATGATGTTGATTATTCAAAAGTTGAAAATATTGCCATTGAGGCAAAACAAATCTTAGAAAGGATTA